The genomic DNA GTAAGCATCCTTGAGCTGTTCTCGTAAGTCCCGGGAAAGCTTACTGTTCTCTTTGAGCTCTTCGACGGCGTCGAGTCGTCTTTCAATCGCCTGCCGGTCTGTCAGCGGATTGGAAAGCCAGTCCATCAACAGGCGAGCCCCCATCGGAGTTGCTGTCTCATCGAGAATACTGATCAGCGAACCGTCACGTTTGTTTTCTCGTTGGGTGCGAGTTAACTCAAGACTGCGACGGGTCGTTTCATCAATGAGCAAATTGGTTCCATGACGATACGGCTCCAGCTTGGTAATGTGTCCCAGCGACGACTTTTGTGTCTCTTGCACATATTCGAGCAAGGCTCCGGCTGCGGTAATGCCTGCGGAGTCTTCATCACCTAAATCGAAACCTTCGAGCGTTTTTGTCTCAAAGTGATTGAGTAAATTTTCACGGGCCTGATTGGCAGCAAAAGTCCATGGCGGTCGCTGAGTGAGAACCGTCCCATTCATCTCGGAGAGCTGTCGGAAAACTGGCTGGTCTTTCGCTGTCTCTGGTAACAAACATTCAGCAGGGGCGATGCGGGCAATTTCGTCCGCGAAAGGGGAGGAGCTTCCGAGTTGAGCGGGCAACTCATCTGAAGAGTGCGAGAGCTCCATGCACTGGAAACGCCCTGTTGAGAGTTCCAGCCAAGAGAGCCCGATTGAGTCTTTCGTCGGACAAACCGCTGCCAGATAATTGTTCTCTTTCGGGTTGAGAAGAGCATCGTCGGTGAGAGTTCCGGGCGTGATGATTTGCGTCACTTCCCGGCGAACCATTCCCTTGGAAGTCTTTGGATCTTCGACTTGATCACAAATTGAAACTTTGTGCCCGGCTGAAATCAGCTTTTGCAGGTATCCTTCAAGAGAGTGATACGGGAACCCCGCCATCGGAACCGGATTAGGAGAGTTTTTGTCACGGCTGGTGAGAGTGAGCCCCAAAATCTTCGCAGCGACTTCGGCATCATCGTGAAAGAGTTCGTAAAAGTCCCCCATCCGAAACAGCAAGATTGTCCCGGGCGTCTCGGCTTTGACTTCCATGTACCGCTGCATCATGGGAGTCAGCTTGGTCTCTTTCTTTTTCTTTGCCATGGAAAAATTCAGCGTCGTTGAAAATGATGTTTTATCGAATGAAAGATCATTGTTTCGCCGGGTACTTCAAGCACCCGGCGAAAGAGAACGAGCTTACATTCGGTTCTTCTCTTCTCGAACCAGTTCCGCAACGTGGTTCGTGACATCAGCCAGCGGAATTCGCTCAGCGTCGCCACCCTTCCGCCACTTCACTTCCGCGATACCGTCCTTGAGCCCCTTGCCGCCAACGACGACTCTCAGTGGAATCCCAACCAGGTCGGCATCCTTGAACTTGAAGCCCGGTCGGGCCTCGCGGTCATCCATCAAGACGTCAACACCGGCAGCGAGCAATCCTTCATAGATGCTGTTTGCGTGTTTCATCACGTCATCATCTTTGACGTTCAGCGGAATCAGCTCAACCTCGTAAGGAGCGACCGTCATTGGCCAGATGAGACCGTTTTCGTCATGACACGTTTCAGCAAGACCAGCGATGATGCGGTTCACGCCGATCCCGTAACAACCCATGATTAGCGGATGTCGTTTCTCTTTTTCGTCCAGATACTCTGCTTCCAGCGCCGAACTGTATTTTGTCCCCAGTTTGAAAACGTGTCCGACTTCGATTCCGTGGACGAAACTGAGCGTCCCTTCGCAGCGAGGACACGGATCGCCATTTTCCGCATCTCGCAGATCGAAAGTTTCCTGAACTTCAAAATCTCGCCCTGGATTGACACCCGTTAAGTGCTTGTCGACCTCGTTCGCTCCGGTGACTCCGTCGACAATTGCTGCCACATCGTGATCGACGATGAACGCACACTTTAATGAAGTTGGGCCAGCAAACCCGACTGGAGCTCCCGTCACATTCTTAATGGTCTCTTCGTCGGCCATTTCGAGTTCTGTGACATTCAAAGCACGACGAATTTTACCTTCGTTGGCCTCATGATCTCCACGGAGCAAAACTCCCACAGGTTTTTCGTCAGCGAGAAAGATCAACGTCTTGATCATCTGACTGGTTTCAATTTTCAGGAATTCCGCAACCGCTTCGATGCTGCCCATGCCGGGCGTCTCGACAGTTGCAACTTCTGTTGTCGAGGACTTCCCAGCGAGTTCTGGCTGCTTGCGACCGGTATCGGCACGTTCCAGATTGGCGGCATATCCGCACGACTCGCAACGGACGATGCTGTCTTCACCATTCTCTGCAGGAATCATAAATTCATGAGACGCATCTCCTCCGATGGGACCGCTCTCGGCTTCAACAGGAATATATTCCAGACCACAGCGAGCGTAGATCCGGCAATAAGCGTCGTACATTTTCTGATACGACTCGTCGAGTTGCTCAACGCTGGTCCCGAAGCTGTAAGCGTCTTTCATGAGAAATTCGCTCGTTCGCAAAACGCCGAATCGTGGACGCTCTTCGTTCCGGAATTTCGTTTGAATTTGATAAACAGTAATCGGAAGTTGCCGATAGCTGTTGATCAATTTGGACATGAGATCAGTCACGACTTCTTCGTGAGTCGGCCCGAGTGCCATGTGCAGTTCGTGCTCACGCCTTCTGATCGGGAAGTTGATCAGGACGTTTCCGAAAGCTTCTTTACGACCTGTTCGTTCGAACAGGTCGATTGGCTGTAATGCTGGCATGAAGAGTTCGACCGCACCAGCTTTGTCCATTTCCTGGCGGATAATGTCAGCAGCCTTCCGGATGGAGCGATATCCGAGCGGTAAATAGGTGTACGCCCCCGCCATCAGTTGACGAATCAGCCCGGCCCGGAGCATGAGTTGGTGACTCGGGACTTCCGCATCCGAGGGAACTTCTTTCATGGTCGGGATTAACGTTTGAGACCAGCGCACACTTCGCTCCTGCAACGACAATTATTTCGATTCAACAGCACCTTTTTGGGGGTGAAGTGGCATCATCACGACATTTGGCGTCGCTGTCGAGTGTTCCACAGCCTAGTTAAATTCATTCCAAAAAAATCTTGCCATTCTCCCCCCAACTTTTCCATAAGGAGCATTCGATAATTAGTTGATCTGCTCTGGCTTGGCTCTCCCGATCTCACCACGTCCAGTGGAATTCCGCTTAAAGCATCGAGTGAGGAAACACTCTCTCCGGCCCTCAATGAGCGAGAGGCCTTGAATCGCCAAGCGGCAAATTGTGAGGCTGTACTTCTCCCGACCGAAGAGGTTACGATCCATCCATCATTGTCATTTTGTTCCACACGTTGATACTTTGAAAATGTGCCTCCGAAGTCGGCATACAATCTGAGTATTTACGTTGCTGAGTAGAACCAGTCCGAAAACCTCTGGAATAGCCGCCTGCCTCAACGTTTGAGAGAGCAATATCAGGTTTCAGGACCAACTCTA from Thalassoglobus polymorphus includes the following:
- a CDS encoding proline--tRNA ligase, with the protein product MRWSQTLIPTMKEVPSDAEVPSHQLMLRAGLIRQLMAGAYTYLPLGYRSIRKAADIIRQEMDKAGAVELFMPALQPIDLFERTGRKEAFGNVLINFPIRRREHELHMALGPTHEEVVTDLMSKLINSYRQLPITVYQIQTKFRNEERPRFGVLRTSEFLMKDAYSFGTSVEQLDESYQKMYDAYCRIYARCGLEYIPVEAESGPIGGDASHEFMIPAENGEDSIVRCESCGYAANLERADTGRKQPELAGKSSTTEVATVETPGMGSIEAVAEFLKIETSQMIKTLIFLADEKPVGVLLRGDHEANEGKIRRALNVTELEMADEETIKNVTGAPVGFAGPTSLKCAFIVDHDVAAIVDGVTGANEVDKHLTGVNPGRDFEVQETFDLRDAENGDPCPRCEGTLSFVHGIEVGHVFKLGTKYSSALEAEYLDEKEKRHPLIMGCYGIGVNRIIAGLAETCHDENGLIWPMTVAPYEVELIPLNVKDDDVMKHANSIYEGLLAAGVDVLMDDREARPGFKFKDADLVGIPLRVVVGGKGLKDGIAEVKWRKGGDAERIPLADVTNHVAELVREEKNRM